A single region of the Nicotiana sylvestris chromosome 6, ASM39365v2, whole genome shotgun sequence genome encodes:
- the LOC104228974 gene encoding CBL-interacting serine/threonine-protein kinase 7-like yields MAAATPPSSASKIRRTSSADGGGSGSIILGKYQLSHLLGRGSFAKVYHARCLNDGTDVAIKVMNKNTTVNASLERVIIGEVSAMHRLNHHPNIIKLHEVMATKTKIYLVMELAPGGDLFSKLSRRGKFSYSTARFYFHQLVSALHFCHQNGVAHRDIKPQNILLDKEGQLKVSDFGLAALSEQFSNSLLQTACGTPAYAAPEIVYRKGYDGAKADAWSCGVILFSFLAGKLPFDDSSLTKLHLAKHRREFQFPDCVQKPARSIINRLLDPNPTTRLSIEELMELPWFKKSAKKGEESNQKQFSQGIFEIKDCKKEGRMNAFDIISMSAGLDLSVLFEARLNKKEMRFTTTAQVGSIEEKVMKIGKKEGYRVERTKGGGIGLVKGRVALLVEIWEVTVELWLVEIKVVNGGVEFDESHWEVLKEALKDIVVSWYDDGS; encoded by the coding sequence ATGGCCGCCGCTACACCACCATCTTCTGCTTCTAAAATCAGAAGAACAAGCAGCGCTGATGGTGGTGGAAGCGGTTCAATAATTCTCGGAAAATATCAATTAAGTCACCTTCTTGGCCGTGGCAGCTTCGCAAAAGTTTATCATGCACGATGTTTAAACGATGGCACAGACGTTGCCATCAAAGTTATGAACAAAAACACAACCGTGAATGCCTCTCTGGAACGAGTAATCATCGGTGAAGTCTCCGCCATGCATCGACTTAACCATCATCCCAACATTATCAAACTCCATGAAGTCATGGCCACAAAGACCAAAATCTACCTTGTCATGGAACTCGCACCTGGTGGCGATCTTTTCTCCAAGCTCAGCCGCCGCGGAAAATTCTCTTACTCCACAGCAAGATTTTACTTCCACCAGCTTGTCTCAGCTCTACACTTTTGCCATCAAAACGGCGTGGCTCACCGTGATATTAAACCACAAAACATTCTCCTGGACAAAGAAGGCCAGCTTAAGGTCTCTGATTTTGGATTAGCCGCTCTTTCGGAACAGTTCAGTAACAGCCTCCTCCAAACGGCTTGTGGTACTCCAGCTTATGCGGCTCCAGAGATTGTATACAGAAAAGGATATGATGGTGCTAAGGCGGATGCATGGTCTTGTGGGGTAATTCTCTTTTCATTCCTTGCAGGAAAACTTCCATTCGATGACAGCAGCTTAACCAAATTGCATCTGGCAAAACATCGTCGTGAATTTCAATTCCCTGATTGTGTTCAAAAGCCTGCACGGAGTATAATAAACCGGCTGCTCGATCCTAATCCGACAACAAGGTTAAGCATTGAGGAATTAATGGAGCTTCCATGGTTTAAGAAATCTGCAAAGAAAGGCGAAGAGTCAAATCAGAAACAATTTAGTCAAGGTATATTTGAAATTAAGGATTGTAAAAAAGAGGGGAGAATGAATGCGTTTGATATAATATCAATGTCAGCTGGGTTGGATTTATCAGTGTTATTTGAAGCAAGGTTGAATAAGAAAGAGATGAGGTTTACAACGACTGCTCAAGTAGGGAGTATTGAAGAGAAGGtgatgaaaattgggaaaaaagaAGGATATAGAGTTGAGAGAACAAAGGGTGGGGGAATTGGTTTGGTAAAAGGGAGAGTGGCATTATTGGTGGAAATATGGGAAGTGACAGTAGAGCTGTGGTTGGTGGAGATTAAAGTTGTCAATGGAGGAGTAGAATTTGATGAATCTCATTGGGAGGTACTGAAAGAAGCGCTGAAAGATATTGTTGTTTCATGGTATGATGATGGGTCTTAA
- the LOC138870056 gene encoding acylamino-acid-releasing enzyme-like, whose product MVRTSDIRQFTNKRMWTSGFISADDQSLYEQYAQALKEKGVEVKVMVFSKDTHAIDRPQSDLESFLNIGVWFNNYCK is encoded by the exons ATGGTTCGTACATCGGATATCCGGCAGTTTACTAACAAACGTATGTGGACCAGTGGTTTCATATCTGCTGATGACCAGTCACTGTATGAACAG TACGCGCAGGCATTGAAGGAGAAAGGAGTTGAGGTCAAAGTCATGGTGTTTTCCAAGGACACTCATGCAATTGATAG ACCACAGTCTGACTTGGAGAGCTTCCTGAATATTGGTGTGTGGTTTAACAATTACTGCAAGTAG